From a single Serratia surfactantfaciens genomic region:
- a CDS encoding peptidase domain-containing ABC transporter, producing MVFSWQKTPLILQSEMNECGLACLAMMAGYFGKRIDLASARTLHGASSHGMTLRDLITAFERVGMTARASRVELDELRSLTRPAILHWSFNHFVVLVKVTRRGAVILDPAIGRRSISLRELSDKFTGILMEAWPAETFDKKPLEMNVTVSDLFRGVRGLRRIFTGVLMLSVLVELLSIAVPAASQFTIDTLVRSSDREGIFFVGIVVIAALLIKSAFSVVRAWILMNLRYTLGVKWAEMFFNRLIRLTLSFFEKRHTGDIASRFQSLTAIQEAFTADMVASLLDAIVIVISMAIIFTYSPVLAIGPLIAACAYAALKAGLFSTYRNRKIEHIAFEAVQSSHFLETVRAISAIKMLNLTPVRRREWVNHVVNSTHAGNQLFKLDLLTNTAAVLLVGFSGIYVLSVGAIGFDKGITTGALLAVMLYADMVITRTVKLVNAVSDFCLVSMHSQRLTDVAVSPVERDEGEHVSPQLNGHIVIRNLAFRHSQAERNIFEGINLEVMPGENVAIVGPSGCGKSTFLHVLAGLYESTEGDVFINNVGMSGMGKRDIREHVAFVMQDDKLLAGTIQQNITGFTASPDMERMAECANHASIDEEISAFPQGYDSMIGDIGSTLSGGQRQRISIARALYRQPHVLLLDEATSDLDIDNEKRITRAIGQLPITRIFVAHRPEMIKSADRVFNLHLNAWVKQESRGTATMLIADKVHSS from the coding sequence ATGGTTTTTTCCTGGCAAAAAACGCCGCTTATCCTGCAGTCGGAAATGAATGAGTGCGGGCTGGCCTGTTTGGCCATGATGGCCGGCTATTTCGGCAAACGCATCGATCTCGCCTCGGCGCGCACCCTCCACGGCGCAAGCAGCCATGGGATGACGCTGCGGGATCTCATTACGGCGTTTGAACGGGTGGGGATGACGGCTCGCGCTTCGCGCGTGGAGCTCGATGAACTGCGTTCGCTGACCCGCCCCGCAATTCTTCATTGGTCATTCAATCATTTTGTGGTGCTGGTGAAAGTCACGCGTCGAGGCGCCGTGATCCTCGATCCCGCCATTGGTCGGCGCAGTATCTCCCTGCGCGAACTTTCCGATAAGTTCACCGGCATTCTGATGGAGGCCTGGCCGGCGGAGACCTTCGATAAAAAACCGCTGGAAATGAATGTTACCGTATCCGATCTTTTTCGTGGCGTACGGGGCTTAAGACGCATTTTTACCGGCGTTCTGATGCTTTCGGTTTTGGTGGAACTGCTCTCAATTGCCGTGCCGGCCGCTTCGCAATTTACTATCGATACATTAGTGCGTTCATCGGATCGTGAAGGGATATTTTTTGTCGGTATCGTGGTCATTGCAGCATTGCTGATTAAGTCCGCCTTTTCCGTGGTACGTGCCTGGATTTTGATGAACCTTCGCTATACGCTGGGCGTCAAATGGGCCGAAATGTTCTTTAACCGGCTTATCAGGCTCACGCTGTCATTTTTTGAAAAGCGCCATACCGGCGATATCGCGTCGCGTTTCCAATCGTTGACCGCCATTCAGGAAGCGTTCACGGCCGATATGGTTGCCTCGCTCCTTGATGCGATTGTGATTGTTATTTCGATGGCGATTATTTTTACCTATTCTCCTGTGCTCGCTATCGGTCCCCTGATCGCCGCCTGTGCATATGCCGCCTTAAAAGCGGGCCTGTTCTCGACATACCGCAATCGTAAAATCGAACATATCGCTTTTGAAGCGGTGCAATCCTCCCACTTCCTTGAGACGGTTAGAGCGATAAGCGCGATCAAAATGTTGAATTTGACGCCGGTTCGCCGCCGCGAATGGGTCAACCATGTGGTCAACAGCACACATGCAGGGAACCAACTGTTTAAACTTGATTTGCTGACCAATACGGCGGCTGTATTGCTTGTGGGTTTTTCCGGGATTTACGTACTTAGCGTCGGCGCCATCGGGTTCGATAAAGGCATTACGACTGGCGCCTTGTTGGCTGTGATGCTTTATGCCGATATGGTGATTACCCGCACGGTGAAGTTAGTCAATGCGGTTTCCGACTTCTGTCTGGTATCCATGCATAGCCAGCGTCTGACAGACGTGGCGGTTTCACCTGTGGAACGGGATGAAGGGGAGCATGTATCGCCACAGCTGAATGGGCATATCGTGATCCGCAACTTAGCGTTCCGCCATTCCCAGGCCGAGCGCAACATCTTCGAGGGGATCAATCTTGAGGTCATGCCAGGGGAAAACGTGGCGATTGTCGGGCCGTCCGGGTGTGGCAAGTCAACATTCCTCCATGTGTTGGCGGGGTTGTACGAATCTACCGAAGGGGATGTTTTCATCAATAATGTGGGGATGTCCGGCATGGGCAAACGAGACATTCGTGAACATGTCGCTTTTGTCATGCAAGACGACAAACTCCTGGCCGGAACCATACAGCAGAATATTACCGGTTTTACCGCATCACCCGATATGGAACGCATGGCTGAGTGTGCCAACCATGCGTCCATTGACGAGGAGATCAGCGCATTTCCGCAGGGATACGATTCGATGATTGGTGATATTGGCAGCACGCTTTCTGGCGGGCAACGCCAGCGTATTTCTATCGCCAGAGCGCTGTACCGGCAACCTCATGTGCTGTTGCTTGATGAGGCAACCAGCGATCTTGATATTGATAACGAAAAAAGGATCACTCGCGCTATCGGGCAATTGCCAATAACCCGCATTTTTGTTGCCCATCGCCCGGAAATGATCAAGTCAGCGGATAGGGTCTTTAATCTTCATTTGAACGCTTGGGTAAAGCAGGAAAGCCGGGGGACCGCTACAATGTTGATCGCCGACAAGGTTCACTCAAGCTGA
- the pyrG gene encoding glutamine hydrolyzing CTP synthase, translated as MTTNYIFVTGGVVSSLGKGIAAASLAAILEARGLNVTIMKLDPYINVDPGTMSPIQHGEVFVTEDGAETDLDLGHYERFIRTKMSRRNNFTTGRIYSDVLRKERRGDYLGATVQVIPHITNAIKERIIEGGEGHDVVLVEIGGTVGDIESLPFLEAIRQMAVEVGREHTLYMHLTLVPYMAAAGEVKTKPTQHSVKELLSIGIQPDVLICRSDRAVPANERAKIALFCNVPEKAVISLKDVDSIYKIPGLLKSQGLDDYICKRFSLNAPEANLAEWEQVIYEEANPGGEVTIGMVGKYVELPDAYKSVIEALKHGGLKNRLTVNIKLIDSQDVETRGVEVLKGLDAILIPGGFGYRGVEGKVMTARYARENNIPYLGICLGMQVALMEFARNVAGMENANSTEFMPDCKYPVVALITEWRDEDGNVEVRSEESDLGGTMRVGGQQCNLSDNSLVRQLYGEPTIVERHRHRYEVNNMLLKQIEAAGLRVAGRSADNKLVEIIELPNHPWFVACQFHPEFTSTPRDGHPLFAGFVKAAGEHQKRQVK; from the coding sequence ATGACAACTAATTATATTTTTGTGACCGGCGGGGTCGTATCCTCTCTGGGTAAAGGCATTGCCGCAGCCTCTCTGGCGGCTATTCTTGAAGCCCGTGGCCTCAACGTTACCATCATGAAACTGGACCCGTACATCAACGTGGATCCGGGCACCATGAGCCCGATTCAGCATGGGGAAGTTTTCGTCACCGAAGACGGCGCAGAAACCGATCTGGATTTGGGTCACTACGAGCGCTTCATCCGCACCAAGATGTCGCGTCGCAACAACTTCACCACCGGCCGCATCTACTCCGACGTGCTGCGTAAAGAACGCCGCGGCGACTATCTGGGCGCGACCGTGCAGGTCATTCCGCACATCACCAACGCGATCAAAGAACGCATCATCGAAGGCGGCGAAGGCCACGATGTGGTGCTGGTGGAGATCGGCGGCACCGTCGGCGATATCGAATCGCTGCCGTTCCTCGAAGCCATCCGTCAGATGGCGGTGGAAGTGGGCCGCGAGCACACCCTGTACATGCACCTGACGCTGGTGCCATACATGGCGGCGGCCGGCGAAGTGAAAACCAAGCCGACCCAGCATTCCGTAAAAGAGCTGCTTTCCATCGGTATCCAGCCTGATGTGCTGATTTGCCGTTCCGATCGCGCTGTTCCTGCTAACGAACGCGCTAAAATCGCACTTTTCTGCAACGTGCCGGAAAAAGCGGTTATCTCTCTGAAAGACGTTGATTCTATTTATAAAATCCCAGGCCTATTGAAATCTCAGGGGCTGGACGATTATATTTGTAAACGATTCAGCCTGAACGCGCCGGAAGCCAACCTGGCCGAATGGGAACAGGTGATCTACGAAGAAGCCAATCCGGGCGGCGAAGTGACCATCGGTATGGTCGGCAAATACGTTGAGCTGCCGGATGCTTACAAGTCGGTGATCGAAGCGCTGAAGCACGGCGGGCTGAAAAACCGTTTGACCGTGAACATCAAGCTGATCGACTCGCAGGACGTGGAAACCCGCGGCGTGGAAGTGCTGAAAGGGTTGGATGCGATCCTGATCCCGGGCGGCTTCGGTTACCGCGGCGTGGAAGGCAAAGTGATGACCGCACGCTATGCGCGCGAGAACAACATTCCTTACCTGGGCATTTGCCTGGGCATGCAGGTGGCGTTGATGGAGTTCGCTCGTAACGTGGCCGGCATGGAAAACGCTAACTCCACCGAGTTTATGCCAGACTGTAAGTACCCGGTGGTGGCGTTGATCACCGAATGGCGCGACGAAGACGGCAACGTCGAAGTGCGCAGCGAAGAAAGCGATTTGGGCGGCACGATGCGCGTAGGTGGCCAACAGTGCAACCTGAGCGACAACAGCCTGGTGCGTCAGCTGTACGGCGAACCGACCATTGTCGAGCGTCACCGTCACCGTTACGAAGTTAACAACATGCTGTTGAAGCAGATCGAAGCCGCAGGGCTGCGTGTCGCCGGCCGTTCCGCCGACAACAAGCTGGTTGAGATCATTGAACTGCCGAATCACCCGTGGTTTGTAGCCTGTCAGTTCCACCCGGAATTTACATCTACTCCGCGCGATGGGCATCCGCTGTTCGCCGGCTTCGTGAAAGCCGCTGGCGAGCATCAGAAGCGCCAGGTGAAATAA
- the eno gene encoding phosphopyruvate hydratase, which produces MSKIVKVIGREIIDSRGNPTVEAEVHLEGGFVGLAAAPSGASTGSREALELRDGDKSRFLGKGVLKAVAAVNGPIAQAVLGKDAKDQANIDKIMIELDGTENKSNFGANAILAVSLAAAKAAAASKGMPLYEHIAELNGTPGKFSMPLPMMNIINGGEHADNNVDIQEFMIQPVGAKTLKEAVRIGSEVFHHLAKVLKAKGMNTAVGDEGGYAPNLGSNAEALAVIAEAVKAAGYELGKDVTLAMDCAASEFYKDGKYVLAGEGNKAFTSEEFTHFLEELTKQYPIVSIEDGLDESDWAGFAYQTKVLGDKIQLVGDDLFVTNTKILKEGIEKGIANSILIKFNQIGSLTETLAAIKMAKDAGYTAVISHRSGETEDATIADLAVGTAAGQIKTGSMSRSDRVAKYNQLIRIEEALGDRAPFNGLKEVKGQ; this is translated from the coding sequence ATGTCCAAAATCGTTAAAGTCATCGGTCGTGAAATCATCGACTCCCGCGGTAACCCGACTGTAGAAGCCGAAGTTCATCTGGAAGGCGGTTTCGTCGGCTTGGCTGCTGCGCCGTCAGGTGCTTCTACCGGTTCCCGCGAAGCGCTGGAACTGCGTGACGGTGACAAGTCTCGTTTCCTGGGTAAAGGCGTACTGAAAGCCGTTGCTGCAGTAAACGGTCCGATTGCTCAGGCAGTACTGGGTAAAGATGCCAAAGACCAGGCGAACATCGACAAGATCATGATCGAGCTGGACGGCACCGAAAACAAATCCAACTTCGGCGCCAACGCCATTCTGGCGGTTTCTCTGGCAGCAGCGAAAGCAGCCGCAGCCTCTAAAGGCATGCCGCTGTACGAGCACATCGCTGAACTGAACGGCACCCCAGGCAAATTCTCCATGCCACTGCCGATGATGAACATCATCAACGGCGGCGAGCACGCTGACAACAACGTCGACATTCAGGAATTCATGATTCAGCCGGTTGGCGCGAAAACCCTGAAAGAAGCGGTGCGCATCGGTTCTGAAGTGTTCCACCACCTGGCGAAAGTTCTGAAAGCCAAAGGCATGAACACCGCTGTGGGCGACGAAGGCGGCTACGCGCCAAACCTGGGTTCCAACGCCGAAGCGCTGGCGGTTATCGCTGAAGCGGTAAAAGCGGCGGGCTACGAGCTGGGCAAAGACGTTACTCTGGCGATGGACTGCGCGGCTTCCGAATTCTACAAAGACGGTAAATACGTGCTGGCTGGCGAAGGCAACAAAGCCTTCACTTCCGAAGAGTTCACTCACTTCCTGGAAGAGCTGACCAAACAGTACCCAATCGTGTCTATCGAAGACGGCCTGGATGAATCCGACTGGGCGGGCTTCGCTTACCAGACCAAAGTACTGGGCGATAAAATCCAGCTGGTTGGCGACGATCTGTTCGTGACCAACACCAAGATCCTGAAAGAAGGCATCGAGAAAGGCATCGCTAACTCCATCCTGATCAAGTTCAACCAGATCGGTTCTCTGACCGAAACCCTGGCAGCTATCAAGATGGCGAAAGACGCCGGTTACACTGCGGTGATCTCTCACCGTTCCGGTGAAACCGAAGACGCGACCATCGCTGACCTGGCGGTAGGGACTGCGGCTGGTCAGATCAAAACCGGTTCCATGAGCCGTTCTGACCGCGTTGCCAAGTACAACCAACTGATCCGTATCGAAGAAGCGCTGGGTGACCGTGCGCCGTTCAACGGCCTGAAAGAAGTTAAAGGCCAGTAA
- a CDS encoding NAD(P)/FAD-dependent oxidoreductase, whose translation MRQRIIIVGGGTGGTILANLLAAKLHREIINNKVELLMISDSPLHYYKPAFMYVAFNSFFKQELTRSQRSLLRPEIQFIIDKAESFDLKQRSIATQSGKFYSYDFLVFATGCVPWPERIEGLAQAGDHFYQYQAAQQLAHKLATIEKGRIFITVSFPETPNVPHQCGIAPIETTLMLDDYLRRRGVRKAVEIVYTYPTISQLLRNCLFLQRPTGEALPAIFAARDILHQRGFTLSRVDAQRNIAYSAEGEEQSFDILMATPPIRAVEAVRNTGLSESQNGEGWLPTDHQTLQVYGQQGVYVIGDTVDLPVSKAGGSCHNQAPVIADNIVAEMRLGQTVSHYDGKVQAVAQMGLNAGMPLVYDYRHDVLPTPATKVGGMLRNGFNRGLYWATVRGLI comes from the coding sequence ATGCGACAACGAATCATCATTGTCGGCGGTGGAACCGGCGGCACCATCCTGGCCAATTTATTGGCTGCAAAATTACACCGGGAAATTATTAATAATAAAGTCGAGTTATTAATGATATCGGATTCACCGCTGCATTATTACAAACCGGCGTTTATGTATGTGGCATTCAATTCTTTTTTCAAGCAGGAGCTTACGCGCTCACAGCGGAGTTTATTGCGGCCTGAAATACAGTTTATTATTGATAAAGCAGAATCTTTCGATTTAAAACAGCGAAGTATAGCGACACAAAGCGGTAAATTTTATTCCTATGATTTTCTGGTTTTCGCCACCGGCTGCGTACCCTGGCCAGAGCGCATCGAAGGGTTGGCGCAGGCGGGCGATCATTTCTACCAGTATCAGGCCGCGCAGCAGTTGGCGCATAAGCTGGCGACGATCGAGAAAGGCCGCATTTTCATCACCGTGTCCTTCCCTGAAACGCCCAACGTGCCCCACCAGTGCGGCATCGCCCCGATCGAAACCACCCTGATGCTGGACGACTACCTGCGGCGGCGCGGCGTGCGCAAGGCGGTGGAGATCGTTTATACCTACCCAACCATTTCTCAACTGCTGCGTAACTGCCTGTTTTTACAGCGCCCGACCGGCGAAGCGTTGCCCGCCATTTTTGCCGCACGTGACATTCTCCACCAGCGTGGGTTTACCCTCAGCCGGGTAGACGCCCAACGTAACATCGCCTATTCCGCTGAGGGGGAAGAGCAGTCGTTCGACATTCTGATGGCAACGCCGCCGATTCGCGCAGTCGAAGCGGTGCGCAATACAGGGTTGAGCGAGAGTCAAAACGGTGAAGGCTGGCTGCCGACCGATCATCAAACGCTGCAGGTCTACGGCCAGCAGGGCGTGTATGTCATAGGCGATACCGTGGATTTGCCGGTCAGCAAGGCCGGCGGCTCTTGCCATAATCAGGCGCCGGTCATTGCCGACAACATCGTGGCGGAAATGCGGCTGGGCCAAACCGTGAGCCATTATGACGGCAAGGTGCAGGCGGTCGCGCAAATGGGGCTGAATGCCGGCATGCCGCTGGTGTACGACTACCGTCACGACGTGCTGCCGACGCCCGCCACCAAGGTGGGCGGCATGCTGCGCAATGGGTTTAACCGCGGCCTTTACTGGGCCACGGTAAGGGGGCTGATATGA
- a CDS encoding methionine gamma-lyase yields MSATAVGHDFATRAIHYGYDPQRYQGALSPPVFMSSTFAFPTAEYGGACFAGTEPGYFYSRIANPTLNLLEQRIANLEEGEAAVAFASGMGAITACCWTLLRPGDELIVDETVYGCTFSYFHHGLARFGVKITHVDLTRPERLAAAIGPRTRLVYCETPANPNMRLIDIAAVAEIAHRHQALLLVDNTYCTPYLQRPLALGADIVVHSATKYLGGHGDLLAGIAVTRQALAEAIRLEGLKDMTGAVLSAQDAALVLRGMKTLPLRMDRHCDNAQRLAEMLAEHPAVERVYYPGLANFPQHALAQRQMARPGGMLAFELRGGLHAGIRFLNALQLILRAVSLGDCESLAQHPASMTHSAYTPEERKRHHISEGLVRLSAGLEAFDDLQADILQALAQAQ; encoded by the coding sequence ATGTCCGCTACAGCAGTTGGCCACGACTTTGCCACCCGGGCTATTCATTACGGCTACGATCCTCAGCGGTATCAGGGGGCACTGTCTCCGCCGGTGTTTATGAGCTCTACGTTTGCTTTTCCCACGGCGGAATACGGCGGCGCCTGCTTTGCCGGCACCGAGCCGGGGTACTTTTATTCGCGTATCGCCAACCCGACGTTAAACCTGCTCGAGCAACGCATCGCCAACCTGGAGGAAGGGGAAGCTGCGGTGGCGTTCGCTTCCGGTATGGGGGCGATCACCGCGTGTTGTTGGACGCTGCTCAGACCGGGTGATGAGCTGATTGTCGACGAAACCGTCTATGGTTGCACCTTCAGCTACTTTCATCATGGTCTGGCGCGCTTTGGCGTCAAGATAACCCACGTTGATCTGACCCGGCCGGAGCGGTTGGCGGCGGCTATTGGACCGCGTACCCGCCTGGTGTATTGCGAAACGCCGGCCAATCCCAATATGCGTTTGATCGATATCGCCGCCGTGGCGGAGATTGCCCATCGGCATCAGGCGCTGTTGCTGGTGGACAACACCTACTGTACGCCCTATCTGCAGCGGCCTTTGGCGCTAGGCGCCGATATCGTGGTGCACTCGGCGACCAAGTACCTCGGCGGGCATGGGGATCTCCTGGCCGGGATCGCGGTGACGCGTCAGGCGTTGGCCGAGGCGATCCGTCTGGAGGGGCTAAAGGACATGACCGGGGCGGTACTGTCGGCGCAGGATGCCGCGCTGGTGCTGCGTGGGATGAAAACCCTGCCGCTGCGCATGGATCGTCATTGCGATAATGCGCAGCGCCTGGCGGAGATGTTGGCGGAGCATCCGGCGGTCGAGCGGGTATATTACCCCGGCCTGGCGAACTTCCCGCAGCATGCGTTGGCGCAGCGGCAAATGGCGCGCCCCGGCGGCATGCTGGCGTTTGAGCTGCGGGGTGGCCTGCATGCAGGCATTCGTTTCCTCAACGCGCTGCAGCTCATCTTGCGCGCGGTCAGCCTGGGCGATTGCGAAAGCCTGGCGCAGCACCCGGCCAGCATGACGCACTCGGCCTACACGCCGGAAGAGCGGAAACGGCACCATATCAGCGAGGGGCTGGTGCGGCTGTCCGCCGGGCTGGAGGCGTTTGACGATCTGCAGGCGGATATCCTGCAGGCGTTGGCGCAGGCGCAATAA
- a CDS encoding amino acid permease yields MRNETTQLRRGLNARHIRFMALGSAIGTGLFYGSAGAIQLAGPAVLLAYLVGGAAVFMVMRALGEMAVHQPVSGSFGHYASHYLGPLAGFLTGWTYTFEMVIVALADVTAFGIYMGLWFPDVAQWVWVLSIILFIGALNLCSVKVFGEMEFWLSLVKVAAIVAMIVGGAAVMLFGFGQTQHATGISNLWQHGGFMPNGIGGVVASLAVVMFAFGGIEIIGITASEAKDPAKVLPKAINAVPVRILLFYVLTLTVLMAIYPWNSIGQNGSPFVEIFSNLGISSAANVLNVVVITAAISAINSDIFGAGRMMYGMAQDGQAPRSFTKLTASGVPWMTVLVMSVALLLAVVLNYLIPEKVFMIIASIATFATVWVWLMILLSQIVMRRTLSPEEARQLSFPVPWWPVAPALATAFMAFVIGLLGYFEESRIALYVGLVWIALLTVAYWLWVRKKGGGSPVTAATQQM; encoded by the coding sequence ATGCGTAACGAAACAACACAACTCAGACGCGGACTAAACGCGCGGCATATCCGTTTCATGGCTCTCGGCTCGGCGATCGGCACCGGTCTGTTCTATGGCTCCGCCGGCGCCATTCAGCTGGCCGGTCCGGCCGTGCTGCTGGCCTACCTGGTGGGCGGCGCGGCGGTGTTCATGGTGATGCGCGCGCTGGGTGAAATGGCGGTGCACCAACCGGTCTCCGGCTCGTTCGGCCACTACGCCAGCCACTACCTCGGCCCGCTGGCCGGGTTCCTCACCGGCTGGACCTACACCTTTGAAATGGTGATCGTCGCCCTGGCGGACGTCACCGCCTTCGGCATCTATATGGGGCTGTGGTTCCCGGACGTCGCTCAGTGGGTCTGGGTACTCAGCATCATCCTGTTTATCGGCGCGCTCAACCTGTGCAGCGTCAAGGTCTTCGGTGAAATGGAATTCTGGCTGTCGCTGGTCAAGGTCGCCGCCATCGTGGCGATGATCGTCGGCGGCGCGGCGGTGATGTTGTTCGGTTTCGGACAGACCCAGCACGCCACCGGCATCAGCAACCTGTGGCAACACGGCGGCTTTATGCCTAACGGCATCGGCGGCGTGGTCGCGTCGCTGGCGGTAGTGATGTTCGCCTTCGGCGGCATCGAGATCATCGGCATCACCGCCAGCGAGGCGAAAGACCCCGCCAAAGTGCTGCCGAAAGCGATTAACGCCGTGCCGGTGCGCATTCTGTTGTTCTACGTGCTGACGCTGACGGTGCTGATGGCGATCTACCCGTGGAACAGCATCGGCCAGAACGGCAGCCCGTTCGTTGAGATCTTCAGCAACCTCGGCATCAGCTCCGCCGCCAACGTGCTGAACGTGGTGGTGATCACCGCCGCCATCTCGGCCATCAACAGCGACATCTTCGGCGCCGGCCGCATGATGTACGGCATGGCGCAGGACGGCCAGGCGCCGCGCAGCTTCACCAAACTGACCGCCAGCGGCGTGCCGTGGATGACGGTGCTGGTGATGTCGGTCGCTCTGCTGCTGGCGGTAGTGCTCAACTATCTGATTCCAGAGAAAGTCTTCATGATCATCGCCTCGATCGCCACCTTCGCCACCGTCTGGGTATGGCTGATGATCCTGCTGTCGCAGATCGTCATGCGCCGCACGCTGTCGCCGGAAGAAGCTCGTCAGTTAAGCTTCCCGGTACCGTGGTGGCCGGTAGCGCCGGCATTGGCGACCGCCTTTATGGCGTTCGTCATCGGCCTGCTCGGCTACTTCGAAGAGAGCCGCATCGCGCTGTACGTCGGGCTGGTATGGATAGCCCTCCTCACCGTGGCTTACTGGCTGTGGGTGCGCAAGAAAGGCGGTGGCTCGCCGGTCACTGCGGCAACGCAGCAGATGTAG
- the hutH gene encoding histidine ammonia-lyase, translated as MKALTIRPGKLTLAQLRDVYQHPVTLTLDDNAYAPIQQSVACVERIVEENRTTYGINTGFGLLASTRIARDDLENLQRSIVLSHAAGVGEPTDDNLVRLIMVLKINSLSRGFSGIRLEVIQALIALVNAEVYPHIPLKGSVGASGDLAPLAHMSLVLLGEGQARHQGQWLPATEALAKAGLKPLTLAAKEGLALLNGTQVSAAFALRGLFDAEDLFAAATVAGSLTVEAALGSRSPFDARIHEVRGQRGQIDAALAYRHLLGARSEVSDSHRNCEKVQDPYSLRCQPQVMGACLTQIRQAAEVLEIEANAVSDNPLVFAEQGDVLSGGNFHAEPVAMAADNLALAFAEIGSLSERRISLMMDKHMSQLPPFLVENGGVNSGFMIAQVTAAALASENKALAHPSSVDSIPTSANQEDHVSMAPAAGRRLWSMADNVRGILAVEWLAACQGLDFRNGLKTSEGLEQARRLLREHVSFYDKDRFFAPDIEAASQLLAAGHLTSLLPAALLPSQA; from the coding sequence ATGAAAGCGCTGACTATTCGCCCAGGCAAACTGACGCTGGCCCAGCTACGCGACGTCTACCAACATCCGGTGACGCTGACGCTGGACGACAACGCCTATGCCCCTATCCAGCAGAGCGTGGCCTGCGTAGAGCGCATCGTTGAAGAAAACCGCACTACTTACGGCATCAACACCGGATTTGGCCTACTGGCTTCGACGCGCATCGCCCGCGACGATCTGGAAAACCTGCAGCGTTCGATCGTGCTGTCACACGCCGCCGGCGTGGGCGAGCCGACCGACGACAATCTGGTGCGCCTGATCATGGTGCTGAAGATCAACAGCCTGTCGCGCGGCTTCTCCGGCATTCGTCTGGAAGTCATTCAGGCGCTGATCGCGCTGGTCAACGCCGAAGTTTATCCGCATATCCCATTGAAAGGCTCGGTCGGCGCTTCCGGCGACCTGGCGCCATTGGCACACATGAGCCTGGTGCTGCTGGGTGAAGGCCAGGCGCGCCATCAGGGCCAATGGTTGCCGGCGACCGAAGCACTGGCCAAAGCCGGCCTGAAACCGCTGACGCTGGCGGCGAAAGAAGGCCTGGCGCTGCTGAACGGCACCCAGGTCTCCGCCGCCTTCGCGCTGCGCGGCCTGTTCGATGCGGAAGACCTGTTCGCCGCCGCGACCGTGGCGGGCAGCCTGACGGTGGAAGCGGCATTGGGCTCCCGCAGCCCGTTTGACGCGCGTATCCACGAGGTGCGCGGCCAGCGCGGCCAGATCGACGCCGCCCTCGCCTACCGCCACCTGCTCGGCGCACGCAGCGAAGTCTCCGACTCACACCGCAACTGTGAAAAAGTGCAGGATCCTTACTCCCTGCGCTGCCAGCCACAGGTGATGGGCGCCTGCCTGACGCAGATCCGCCAGGCCGCCGAGGTGCTGGAGATCGAAGCCAACGCCGTCTCCGATAACCCGCTGGTGTTCGCCGAACAGGGCGACGTGCTGTCCGGCGGCAACTTCCACGCCGAACCGGTGGCGATGGCCGCCGATAATCTGGCGCTGGCGTTTGCCGAAATCGGTTCGCTGTCCGAACGCCGCATCTCGCTGATGATGGACAAACACATGTCGCAGCTGCCACCGTTCCTGGTGGAGAACGGCGGCGTGAATTCCGGCTTCATGATCGCCCAGGTCACCGCCGCGGCGCTGGCCAGCGAAAACAAAGCGTTGGCACATCCATCGAGCGTCGACAGCATCCCAACCTCCGCCAACCAGGAAGACCACGTCTCCATGGCACCGGCCGCCGGCCGCCGCCTGTGGAGCATGGCGGACAACGTACGCGGCATTCTGGCGGTCGAATGGCTGGCCGCCTGCCAGGGCCTGGATTTCCGCAACGGCCTGAAGACCTCGGAAGGTCTGGAGCAGGCGCGCCGTCTGCTGCGCGAGCATGTCAGTTTCTATGACAAGGATCGTTTCTTCGCCCCCGACATTGAAGCCGCCAGCCAACTCTTGGCGGCCGGTCACCTGACATCGCTGCTGCCTGCGGCGCTGCTGCCTAGCCAGGCATAA